A single Marinitoga aeolica DNA region contains:
- a CDS encoding MFS transporter gives MNKNFKLYIFGRFISNLGDTIQVIGFPLLLLDMTQSATILGLATIFIMVFEILIRPFLGVIADNYNRKKIMVEMDFISGILCLVMAFLIANNIISVWMIFVYLVIQSIISTLFDTSTYAMLPEIVENQYLEKANSYLLIVSNISSLAGPPIGAFLYSIYGIKILLFVNGITFILSGISEIYIEYKFNIENKKKLSEISFFNEIKNGIKYLKVKKELKHLLNMMIFYSVWMIPIFAVFIPVIIKRDGGFSPTYVGLSETAMTIGSLAGASLITFIMTNNKKTKYFKLSNIILNITILFLGIVILWNFSNKIIKFLIISIILFMFNISFIISNVIINSKFQMSIDNEIRGRIGSLKMVITQISTIIGISIGGKVIDKIHSGYYLIFLGITGLLITIFYIIPNYQNKTHLNA, from the coding sequence ATGAATAAAAATTTCAAATTATATATATTTGGAAGATTTATATCAAATTTAGGAGATACAATTCAAGTTATAGGTTTTCCACTATTATTATTGGATATGACACAATCAGCAACAATACTTGGGTTAGCAACAATATTTATCATGGTTTTTGAAATATTAATAAGACCTTTTTTGGGAGTTATAGCTGATAATTATAATAGGAAGAAAATAATGGTTGAAATGGATTTTATCAGTGGGATATTGTGTTTAGTTATGGCATTTCTTATAGCAAATAATATTATAAGTGTATGGATGATATTTGTATATTTAGTTATACAATCTATTATAAGTACATTATTTGATACCTCAACATATGCAATGTTGCCAGAAATTGTGGAAAATCAATATCTTGAAAAAGCAAATTCATATCTTCTGATTGTTTCAAATATTTCTTCGCTGGCAGGTCCTCCAATAGGTGCTTTTTTATATAGCATATACGGAATTAAAATTTTACTATTTGTTAATGGTATAACATTCATATTATCAGGAATAAGCGAAATTTATATTGAATATAAATTTAATATAGAAAACAAGAAAAAATTATCAGAAATATCGTTTTTTAATGAAATAAAAAATGGAATAAAATATTTGAAAGTTAAAAAAGAGCTAAAACATTTATTGAATATGATGATATTTTATTCTGTATGGATGATACCAATTTTTGCAGTATTTATACCTGTAATAATAAAAAGGGACGGAGGTTTTTCACCAACATATGTGGGTTTATCCGAAACGGCTATGACAATAGGTTCTTTAGCCGGAGCTTCATTAATAACCTTTATAATGACAAACAATAAAAAAACAAAATATTTTAAATTGTCAAATATTATTTTGAATATTACAATTTTATTCTTAGGAATAGTAATACTTTGGAATTTTTCAAATAAAATTATAAAATTTTTGATAATTTCGATAATATTATTTATGTTTAATATATCCTTTATAATATCCAATGTAATAATAAATTCAAAATTTCAAATGAGTATAGATAATGAAATAAGAGGAAGAATTGGATCATTAAAAATGGTGATAACGCAAATATCAACAATAATAGGTATATCTATAGGTGGAAAAGTAATAGATAAAATTCATAGTGGGTATTATTTAATATTTTTAGGTATAACAGGATTATTAATAACAATATTTTATATAATTCCAAATTATCAAAATAAAACTCATTTAAACGCTTGA
- a CDS encoding nicotinate phosphoribosyltransferase has protein sequence MPKRLHPKLFKVPIDRIRMGYYSDKYFTRYVEVLKKDNKHVNVLYQYFPRKDCVVVGIDEALAILRFGTGYYKDENRANELFNQILSLEKALQNAAHKMDKEELLNITSKKWDLRMLLNDLWVDKWNEIEVKALYDGDEAKDMEPVLTIEGDPAYYGYLETILLGVLARATSTATSVKKVVDVANGKPILFFSARFDHFWVQATDGYAALKAGAFGVSTDANADYWGIESLGTIPHALIASYGGDTAEAAIAFDKHIDGNVNRIVLVDWDNDVIGTTMKVVSRFYEYITGEKFKPGISNPSKIIGPGKNKIWGVRFDTSGSLRDKSVVPKDKSSLGVNPELVWRARQIFDNNGLKDLKILVSGGFDADKIKLFEMLDVPVDSYGVGSKLLKEKIDFTADIVEVNGKHCAKVGRKKGDLSRLSMVSKNYWEE, from the coding sequence ATGCCAAAAAGATTGCATCCAAAATTATTTAAAGTGCCAATAGATAGAATTAGAATGGGATATTATTCTGATAAGTATTTTACGAGATATGTCGAAGTATTAAAAAAAGATAATAAACATGTAAATGTGCTTTATCAATATTTTCCAAGAAAAGATTGTGTAGTAGTGGGAATTGATGAAGCTTTAGCTATTTTAAGGTTTGGAACTGGTTATTATAAAGATGAAAATAGAGCTAATGAATTGTTTAATCAAATATTATCCCTTGAAAAAGCTCTTCAAAATGCTGCGCATAAAATGGATAAAGAGGAATTATTAAACATAACATCTAAGAAATGGGATTTAAGAATGTTATTAAATGATTTATGGGTAGATAAATGGAATGAAATAGAAGTAAAAGCATTATACGATGGTGATGAAGCAAAAGATATGGAACCTGTTTTAACAATTGAAGGAGATCCAGCATATTATGGCTATCTTGAAACGATTCTTTTAGGTGTATTAGCAAGGGCAACATCAACAGCAACATCTGTAAAAAAAGTTGTTGACGTGGCAAATGGAAAACCAATATTATTTTTCAGTGCTCGTTTTGATCATTTTTGGGTTCAGGCAACAGATGGATATGCAGCATTAAAAGCAGGGGCATTTGGTGTATCTACTGATGCAAATGCTGATTATTGGGGAATAGAATCGCTTGGAACAATTCCACATGCATTGATTGCTTCATATGGTGGAGATACTGCAGAAGCAGCTATTGCATTTGATAAACATATTGATGGTAATGTGAATAGAATAGTTCTTGTTGATTGGGATAATGATGTAATTGGAACAACAATGAAAGTAGTTTCAAGATTTTATGAATATATAACAGGTGAGAAATTTAAACCAGGAATTAGCAATCCTTCAAAAATAATAGGACCAGGTAAAAATAAAATATGGGGTGTAAGATTTGATACTTCTGGAAGTTTAAGGGATAAAAGTGTTGTTCCTAAGGATAAGTCTTCATTAGGAGTAAATCCAGAGTTAGTATGGCGTGCAAGACAGATTTTTGATAATAATGGATTAAAAGATTTAAAGATATTAGTATCTGGAGGTTTTGATGCGGATAAAATAAAGCTTTTTGAAATGTTAGATGTTCCGGTTGATAGTTATGGAGTAGGTTCAAAATTATTAAAAGAAAAAATAGATTTTACTGCAGATATAGTAGAAGTAAATGGAAAACATTGTGCAAAAGTAGGAAGGAAAAAAGGTGATTTATCAAGATTAAGTATGGTTTCAAAAAATTATTGGGAAGAATAA
- the nadX gene encoding aspartate dehydrogenase: MKLFFLGGGNSAKIILEEMYDFIEKAYIYDKNKEQVDKLKYIFDNVEYKEINQIKDLEVDYVIEVASVEALKEYGLKILDMNKDLIVLSTGAFADKIFRYNFVKKLNSTNNKVYVVSGAIGGIDLINAIYDKIEKITLTTRKPPKSLGLEITEEKIIFEGNSIEAIERFPKNVNVAVTLSLAARNFEKVEVRIIADPKVERNIHTVEIISKAGNYKFEFENFPSKNPKTSYLAPLSIVGLLKNLNTNFRIGG; this comes from the coding sequence ATGAAATTATTTTTTCTTGGTGGAGGTAATTCAGCAAAAATCATTTTAGAAGAAATGTATGATTTTATTGAAAAAGCTTATATATATGACAAAAACAAAGAACAAGTTGATAAGCTTAAGTATATTTTTGACAATGTTGAATATAAAGAGATAAATCAGATAAAAGATTTAGAAGTTGATTATGTTATTGAAGTTGCGTCTGTTGAAGCGTTAAAAGAATATGGTTTAAAAATACTTGATATGAATAAAGATTTAATAGTATTGAGTACAGGTGCTTTTGCAGATAAAATTTTTAGATATAATTTTGTGAAAAAATTAAACAGCACTAATAATAAAGTATATGTTGTTTCTGGAGCTATTGGTGGAATAGATTTAATAAATGCAATATACGATAAGATAGAAAAAATAACTTTAACAACGAGAAAACCACCAAAAAGTTTAGGGTTAGAAATAACAGAAGAAAAAATAATTTTTGAAGGAAATTCCATTGAAGCAATTGAAAGGTTTCCAAAAAATGTAAATGTTGCAGTTACTTTGTCTTTAGCAGCAAGAAATTTTGAAAAAGTTGAAGTAAGAATAATTGCAGATCCGAAAGTTGAAAGAAATATACATACAGTTGAAATAATTTCAAAAGCTGGAAATTATAAGTTTGAATTTGAGAATTTCCCATCAAAAAATCCAAAAACCAGTTATCTTGCGCCATTATCAATTGTTGGTTTATTAAAGAATCTAAATACAAATTTTAGAATAGGAGGATAA
- the nadA gene encoding quinolinate synthase NadA yields MIKETAIERELIEKIKELKEKKGYTILGHNYVISELQDLSDITGDSLQLARLATEIENDKILFLGVDFMAETLKILNPSKKIIVPTKGSTCPMANSLTPEIIKSFKEKYPNAPVVLYVNSTAECKALADYTCTSANAVEIVSKIDSDTILFGPDKNLGSYVAEKTGKKIIPIPGETGYCYVHNRFSVEDVRKAKEKYPNAKIIVHPESSKEVRDLCEYIGSTGQMMKFPKEDETEEFIIGTEIGMIHKLPKTFKDKKFYPLKELGICNNMKKNNLKNVYEALLNEENEINLPEEIIEKAKIPIMNMFKLMEG; encoded by the coding sequence ATGATAAAAGAAACCGCTATTGAAAGGGAATTAATTGAAAAAATAAAAGAATTAAAAGAAAAAAAAGGATATACAATATTAGGTCATAATTATGTAATTTCTGAATTACAGGATTTATCAGATATAACAGGTGATTCATTACAATTAGCAAGATTAGCTACAGAAATAGAAAACGACAAAATTTTATTTCTTGGTGTAGATTTCATGGCAGAAACATTAAAAATATTAAATCCATCAAAGAAAATAATAGTTCCAACAAAAGGTTCAACATGTCCTATGGCTAATTCTTTAACACCAGAAATAATAAAATCCTTTAAAGAAAAATATCCAAATGCACCAGTAGTATTGTATGTTAATAGCACTGCTGAATGTAAAGCATTGGCAGATTATACATGTACATCAGCAAATGCTGTAGAAATTGTAAGTAAAATAGATTCCGACACTATATTATTTGGTCCAGATAAAAATTTGGGTTCATATGTAGCAGAAAAGACAGGAAAGAAAATAATACCAATTCCAGGAGAAACAGGGTATTGCTATGTGCATAATAGATTTTCTGTTGAAGATGTGAGAAAAGCAAAAGAAAAATATCCAAATGCTAAAATTATTGTTCATCCAGAATCATCAAAAGAGGTTAGAGATTTGTGTGAATATATTGGTAGTACTGGGCAAATGATGAAATTTCCTAAAGAAGACGAAACAGAAGAGTTTATTATAGGAACAGAAATAGGAATGATTCATAAATTGCCTAAAACATTTAAAGATAAAAAATTCTATCCTTTAAAAGAATTAGGTATATGTAATAACATGAAAAAGAATAATTTGAAAAATGTATATGAAGCATTATTAAATGAAGAAAATGAAATTAATTTACCAGAAGAAATAATTGAAAAGGCTAAAATCCCTATAATGAATATGTTTAAATTAATGGAGGGATAA
- the nadC gene encoding carboxylating nicotinate-nucleotide diphosphorylase — translation MFDYEIKLLKEWIEKDNNFFDIASYELRNKETTAEILLKNSNVVVSGIEIIQRLLNEFNIESEFYYNDGDKLNKTIIGKIKGNAYNILIVERTMLNVLSLMSAISTKTYNLVSKINGKTKLAATRKVFPGLGNLEKLAVIHGGGDTHRWNLSESIMIKDNHIALYGGIENAINIVKKYKSFTKKIEIEVENEEDAILAAKNNVDIIMLDNFPSENAKKTAKKLKEKYPHIIVEVSGGINEDNYLNYVDDSIDIISMGKLTTEVKYIDFSLEIKK, via the coding sequence ATGTTTGATTATGAAATAAAATTATTAAAAGAATGGATAGAGAAAGACAATAATTTTTTTGATATAGCCTCATATGAATTAAGAAATAAAGAAACAACAGCAGAAATATTATTAAAAAATTCTAATGTTGTAGTATCAGGAATAGAAATAATACAAAGACTATTAAATGAATTTAATATAGAATCAGAATTTTATTATAATGATGGAGATAAATTAAATAAAACTATAATTGGAAAAATAAAAGGAAATGCATATAATATATTGATTGTAGAAAGAACAATGCTTAATGTATTATCATTAATGAGCGCGATATCGACTAAAACATATAATCTTGTTAGTAAAATAAATGGTAAAACAAAACTTGCAGCAACGAGAAAAGTATTTCCAGGGTTAGGTAATTTAGAAAAATTAGCAGTAATTCATGGTGGTGGAGATACGCATAGATGGAATTTATCAGAAAGTATAATGATAAAAGATAATCATATAGCATTATATGGTGGCATTGAAAATGCAATAAATATTGTGAAAAAATATAAATCTTTTACAAAAAAAATAGAAATTGAAGTGGAAAATGAAGAAGATGCAATTTTAGCAGCAAAAAATAATGTTGATATTATAATGTTGGATAATTTTCCATCAGAAAATGCTAAAAAAACAGCAAAAAAACTAAAAGAAAAATATCCACATATAATTGTTGAGGTTTCTGGTGGTATTAATGAAGATAATTATTTAAATTATGTTGATGATAGTATTGATATAATTTCTATGGGAAAATTAACGACAGAAGTGAAGTATATAGATTTTTCTTTAGAGATAAAAAAGTGA
- a CDS encoding type II toxin-antitoxin system RelE family toxin — protein MKNSNQEWELHWTKKAYKSFEKIDPKFQKQIKEDLKKLINYYNKDVEVSLDVKKLKDEGRGFFRLRSGDYRIIFTINHGKLVILIINVMHRKDVYTKKHFK, from the coding sequence TTGAAAAACTCTAATCAAGAATGGGAATTGCATTGGACTAAAAAAGCCTATAAATCTTTTGAAAAGATAGATCCTAAATTCCAAAAACAAATTAAGGAGGATTTAAAAAAGTTAATTAATTATTATAATAAAGATGTTGAGGTAAGTTTAGATGTAAAAAAATTAAAAGATGAAGGAAGAGGTTTTTTTAGATTACGTAGTGGAGATTATAGAATTATATTTACAATTAATCATGGAAAATTAGTAATTTTAATTATTAATGTTATGCATAGAAAAGATGTGTATACAAAAAAGCATTTTAAATGA
- the pdxS gene encoding pyridoxal 5'-phosphate synthase lyase subunit PdxS: MEKGTWVVKKGFAEMFKNGVIMDVTTAEQAKIAEEAGAVAVMALERVPADIRKAGGVARMASISKIKEIMEAVSIPVMAKVRIGHIAEARILEALGVDFIDESEVLTPADDKYHLNKHDYKVPFVCGARNLGEALRRIAEGAAMIRTKGEAGTGNVVEAVKHMRQVMDEVRLVQNMPEEELVTYAKQIGAPVDLVAEVKKLGRLPVVNFAAGGVATPADAALMMLLGADGVFVGSGIFKSKEPKKMAKAIVEAVLHYDDPEKLAQISEDIGEAMEGLEIDQLDVKLQERGW, from the coding sequence ATGGAAAAAGGTACATGGGTTGTAAAGAAAGGTTTTGCTGAAATGTTTAAAAACGGTGTAATTATGGATGTAACTACAGCCGAACAAGCAAAAATTGCTGAAGAAGCAGGTGCTGTAGCGGTTATGGCTCTTGAAAGAGTACCAGCAGATATTAGAAAAGCTGGTGGAGTTGCAAGAATGGCAAGTATTTCAAAAATTAAAGAAATTATGGAAGCAGTATCTATTCCTGTTATGGCTAAAGTAAGAATAGGACATATAGCAGAAGCAAGAATTTTAGAAGCATTAGGCGTAGATTTTATTGATGAGTCAGAAGTTTTAACTCCAGCAGATGATAAATATCATTTAAATAAACACGATTATAAAGTTCCATTTGTATGTGGTGCAAGAAACTTAGGTGAAGCATTGAGAAGAATTGCAGAAGGTGCAGCAATGATAAGAACAAAAGGTGAAGCAGGAACAGGAAATGTTGTAGAAGCTGTAAAGCATATGAGACAGGTAATGGATGAAGTAAGATTAGTTCAAAATATGCCAGAAGAGGAATTAGTAACATATGCAAAACAAATAGGTGCACCTGTAGATTTAGTAGCAGAAGTTAAAAAATTAGGAAGATTGCCTGTAGTTAATTTTGCAGCTGGTGGAGTTGCAACACCTGCAGATGCTGCATTAATGATGTTATTAGGTGCAGATGGTGTATTTGTTGGATCAGGTATATTCAAATCAAAAGAACCAAAGAAAATGGCAAAAGCAATAGTTGAAGCTGTATTACATTATGATGATCCAGAAAAATTAGCTCAAATTAGTGAAGATATCGGAGAAGCAATGGAAGGATTAGAAATTGATCAATTAGATGTAAAATTACAAGAAAGAGGATGGTAA
- a CDS encoding ATP-binding protein: protein MELGKIIEKIADKPLNSKNKNLLVNREKEFEKINLIISYQPYGIYGICGETGIGKTTVINNIYTDYYSIKISLTQRENQDTILYDILYNIALKTEEDIKISREIKDWILEEVSYIKGFSMGMNFVGNANLATQNQKIPRFNYFKAKEYLNNLTDELVKKYKKVILIIDELDKESKKEVLLVLDNLKLELQKDGIIVMVSLPYSIYREYKYDRMHKNESGNLENVIKDIIYLREFTNSEIKEIIIKRIKDDIQFFDEKVIDLIVDYSDGNPRDAFWIMQKIIFEALSKKINRIEFTFAKNTIKDIVNEYLNEVSLTEKQKLLINEKLYPGIREEIVKNAIDKFKLARSTAYSIFDRLYELGIIIEQNGIYRLSGKYKYLYNK, encoded by the coding sequence ATGGAATTGGGAAAAATAATAGAAAAAATAGCAGATAAACCATTAAATTCAAAAAATAAAAATTTATTGGTTAATAGAGAAAAAGAATTTGAAAAAATAAATTTAATAATTAGCTATCAACCATACGGCATATATGGAATATGTGGAGAAACTGGTATAGGAAAAACAACAGTAATAAATAATATATATACTGATTATTATTCTATTAAAATATCTCTAACTCAGAGAGAAAACCAAGATACAATATTATATGATATCTTGTATAATATAGCACTAAAAACGGAGGAAGATATAAAAATATCAAGGGAAATAAAGGATTGGATTTTAGAAGAAGTTTCATATATAAAGGGTTTTTCGATGGGGATGAATTTTGTTGGAAATGCAAATTTAGCGACACAAAATCAAAAAATACCAAGATTTAATTATTTTAAAGCAAAAGAGTATCTGAATAATTTGACTGATGAATTGGTAAAAAAGTATAAGAAAGTTATATTAATTATAGATGAATTAGATAAAGAAAGTAAAAAGGAAGTTTTGTTGGTATTAGATAACTTAAAATTAGAACTCCAAAAGGACGGTATTATAGTTATGGTATCTTTACCTTATTCGATATATAGAGAGTATAAATATGATAGAATGCATAAAAATGAAAGTGGGAATTTGGAAAATGTAATTAAGGATATTATTTATTTAAGAGAGTTTACAAATAGTGAAATAAAAGAAATAATAATAAAAAGAATAAAAGATGATATACAATTTTTTGATGAAAAAGTTATAGATTTAATAGTTGATTATTCTGATGGAAATCCGAGAGATGCTTTTTGGATTATGCAGAAAATTATATTTGAAGCATTATCAAAAAAAATAAATAGAATAGAATTTACTTTTGCAAAAAATACTATAAAAGATATAGTGAATGAGTATTTGAATGAAGTTTCATTAACAGAAAAACAAAAACTTTTGATAAATGAAAAATTATATCCAGGAATTAGAGAAGAAATAGTAAAAAATGCAATAGATAAATTTAAATTAGCTCGTTCAACAGCATATTCTATTTTTGATAGATTATATGAACTTGGGATAATAATTGAGCAAAATGGTATTTATAGATTATCTGGTAAATATAAATATTTATATAATAAATAA
- a CDS encoding ArsR/SmtB family transcription factor: MSKDKNTTKDNIEVCQTIEIHEDIIKKVHENTPDENTLNKLSDLFKVIGDKTRMKILYALMQVEEMCVCDISVVLNKTTSAISHQLRVLRQADLVKYRKEGKVVYYSLNDEHVKELIEVGYIHVTEK, translated from the coding sequence ATGAGTAAAGATAAAAATACTACAAAAGATAATATTGAAGTTTGTCAAACAATTGAAATTCATGAAGATATTATAAAAAAAGTTCATGAAAATACACCAGATGAAAACACTTTAAATAAATTAAGTGATCTATTTAAAGTTATTGGAGATAAAACACGAATGAAAATTTTATATGCTTTAATGCAGGTAGAAGAGATGTGTGTATGTGATATATCTGTTGTTCTTAATAAAACAACTTCTGCTATTTCACATCAATTAAGGGTTTTAAGGCAAGCTGATCTTGTAAAATATCGAAAAGAAGGAAAAGTTGTTTATTATTCCTTAAATGATGAACACGTAAAAGAATTAATCGAAGTTGGATATATTCATGTAACTGAAAAATAA
- a CDS encoding SDH family Clp fold serine proteinase produces the protein MTTGFLGTLLWLIFIFYVLMGPQMKFAQLIAGRKSILSSLSKKRNSTIITLIHRQESMGFLGFPFYKYINVEDSEEILRAIRKAPKDKPIDLIIHTPGGLVLAATQIAKALHDHPAETRVIVPHYAMSGGTLISLAADQIIMDEHAVLGPVDPQLGQNPAPSIVKAVEQKGFDKVDDQTLILADVAKKSISQVQKFIFNLLKNKMDENKAEKLAQTLTEGRWTHDYPITVEEAKELGLNVSTEVPEEVYTLMDLYSQPVRQRGTVEFVSYNDKKL, from the coding sequence ATGACAACAGGATTTTTAGGAACATTACTATGGTTAATATTTATTTTTTATGTTTTAATGGGACCACAAATGAAATTTGCTCAATTAATTGCAGGTAGAAAAAGTATTTTATCTTCTCTTTCAAAAAAGAGAAATTCTACTATCATTACATTAATTCACAGACAGGAAAGTATGGGATTTTTAGGTTTTCCTTTCTACAAATATATAAATGTAGAAGATAGTGAAGAAATCTTAAGAGCTATTAGAAAAGCTCCAAAAGATAAACCCATTGATTTGATAATTCACACTCCAGGTGGACTTGTTTTGGCTGCTACTCAAATAGCAAAAGCTTTACATGACCATCCTGCAGAAACAAGAGTTATTGTTCCTCATTATGCAATGAGTGGTGGTACATTGATTTCATTAGCTGCAGATCAAATCATTATGGATGAACATGCTGTTTTAGGACCTGTTGATCCTCAATTAGGGCAAAACCCTGCTCCAAGTATTGTAAAAGCTGTAGAACAAAAAGGATTTGATAAAGTTGATGATCAAACTCTTATTTTAGCTGATGTAGCAAAAAAATCTATATCTCAAGTTCAAAAATTTATATTCAATCTACTGAAAAATAAAATGGATGAAAATAAAGCTGAAAAATTGGCACAAACTTTAACGGAAGGCCGTTGGACACATGATTATCCTATTACTGTTGAAGAAGCTAAAGAACTTGGATTAAATGTTTCGACAGAGGTACCAGAAGAAGTATATACTTTAATGGATTTATATTCACAACCAGTTAGACAAAGAGGAACTGTAGAATTTGTATCATATAATGATAAAAAGCTCTGA
- a CDS encoding methylated-DNA--[protein]-cysteine S-methyltransferase, protein MNKFIVSVIYGSIIGFVKNNKIVEVEILNEKLKEYYDAYTMDFYYKIKEYLEGKDVLDELPYDIVFRNEFEKKVLTTLKSIKFGNVVSYKGLAILSGYPNAARAVGTVMAKNRLPLIFPCHRVIKSDGKIGNYGGGSHWKKYFLELEGVNIKEDKVISCNKL, encoded by the coding sequence ATGAATAAGTTTATTGTAAGTGTGATTTATGGTAGTATAATTGGATTTGTTAAAAATAATAAAATAGTAGAAGTAGAAATTTTAAATGAAAAATTAAAAGAATACTATGATGCTTATACCATGGATTTTTATTATAAGATTAAAGAATATTTAGAGGGTAAAGATGTATTAGATGAATTACCATATGATATTGTATTTAGAAATGAATTTGAAAAGAAAGTATTAACGACTTTAAAAAGTATAAAATTTGGAAATGTGGTGTCGTATAAAGGGTTAGCAATACTTTCAGGTTATCCAAATGCTGCAAGAGCTGTTGGAACAGTAATGGCTAAAAATAGACTTCCTTTAATATTTCCATGTCATAGAGTAATAAAAAGCGATGGTAAAATAGGAAATTACGGTGGAGGAAGTCATTGGAAAAAATATTTTTTAGAACTTGAAGGTGTGAATATAAAAGAGGATAAAGTGATTTCATGTAACAAACTTTAA